The Tamandua tetradactyla isolate mTamTet1 chromosome 18, mTamTet1.pri, whole genome shotgun sequence genome contains a region encoding:
- the LOC143662465 gene encoding LOW QUALITY PROTEIN: olfactory receptor 5D14-like (The sequence of the model RefSeq protein was modified relative to this genomic sequence to represent the inferred CDS: inserted 1 base in 1 codon) — MAERNQSVEATFSLLGFTDFPELQIPLFLVFLSMYIIIVLGNLGMIVIIKINPKFHTPMYFFLSHLSFVDFCYSSIVTPKLLENLVLADKTIFYSSFMLQFFLSCTAVVMESFLLTVMAYDHFVAICNPLFYAVAMSQRLCALLVAGSYLWDMFGPLVLLCYALHLNYYGHNVVNHFXCEYTALIAVSRSDTHVPHLLLFGFATFNEVSTLLIILTSYIFILVTVLKFHSASRCHKAFSTCSSHLTAITIFHGTILSLYCVANSKNCRQTVKVASVFYTVVNPMLNPLIWSLRNKDVKDAFQKLVESKEIFH; from the exons ATGGCTGAAAGAAATCAGAGTGTGGAGGCCACCTTTTCCCTCTTAGGGTTCACAGATTTCCCAGAGCTTCAGATTCCTCTCTTCCTGGTATTTCTGTCTATGTATATTATCATTGTGTTAGGGAATCTTGGGATGATAGTAATCATAAAGATTAACCCCAAATTTCATACCCCtatgtactttttcctcagtcacctttcttttgttgatttttgttacTCTTCCATTGTCACTCCCAAGCTACTTGAGAACTTGGTTCTGGCAGATAAAACCATCTTCTACTCCAGTTTCATGCTGCAGTTTTTCCTGTCCTGTACTGCTGTGGTGATGGAGTCCTTCCTGCTGACTGTGATGGCATATGACCACTTTGTGGCCATCTGTAACCCTCTGTTTTATGCAGTGGCCATGTCACAGAGGCTGTGTGCCCTGCTGGTAGCTGGGTCCTATCTCTGGGATATGTTTGGCCCCTTGGTGCTCCTTTGCTATGCTCTCCATCTAAACTATTATGGTCACAATGTTGTCAACCACT TTTGTGAATATACTGCTCTCATTGCTGTCTCGAGGTCTGATACACATGTTCCACATTTGCTGCTCTTTGGCTTTGCCACCTTCAATGAGGTGAGCACTCTACTGATCATCCTCActtcatacatttttattcttgtgACTGTACTGAAATTCCATTCTGCCAGCAGGTGTCACAAAGCCTTCTCCACTTGTTCCTCCCACCTGACCGCCATCACCATCTTCCATGGGACCATTCTTTCCCTCTACTGTGTGGCCAACTCCAAGAACTGCAGGCAAACTGTCAAAGTGGCCTCTGTATTTTACACAGTGGTTAATCCCATGCTGAACCCCCTGATCTGGAGCCTGAGGAACAAAGATGTGAAGGATGCCTTCCAAAAGTTAGTGGaatcaaaagaaatatttcacTGA
- the LOC143661899 gene encoding olfactory receptor 5D18 has protein sequence MLSSEGNESGAKFTLLGFSDYPELQVPLFLVFLAIYSITFVGNLGMIMIIRINPKLHTPMYFFLSHLSFVDFCYSSVTAPKMLVNLVVEDRSISLLGCVLQFFFFCTFVVTESFLLAVMAYDRFVAICNPLLYTVAMSQKLCVLLVVGSYTWGVACSLILTCSAFNLCFHGLNTINHFFCEFSSLLSLSCSDTYLNQLLLFIFATFNEVSTLIIILATYVFIVVTILKMHSASGRHKAFSTCAAHLTAITIFHGTILFLYCVPHSKNSKHTVKVASVFYTVVIPMLNPLIYSFRNKDVKETVFKIMGTKVFSH, from the coding sequence atgCTATCATCAGAGGGAAATGAAAGTGGGGCCAAATTCACCCTCTTGGGCTTCTCAGACTATCCAGAACTGCAGGTTCCTCTCTTCTTGGTATTTCTGGCTATCTACAGTATTACCTTTGTAGGAAATCTTGGAATGATCATGATCATCAGAATTAACCCCAAActgcacacacccatgtactttttcctcagtcATCTCTCATTTGTGGATTTCTGCTATTCCTCCGTCACTGCTCCTAAGATGCTGGTGAACCTAGTTGTAGAAGACAGATCCATTTCACTTTTAGGGTGTGTActacaattctttttcttttgcaccTTTGTGGTGACTGAATCCTTTTTATTAGCtgtcatggcctatgaccgctttGTGGCTATCTGCAACCCTCTGCTATACACTGTTGCCATGTCCCAGAAACTCTGCGTCCTGCTGGTGGTTGGATCATATACGTGGGGTGTAGCATGTTCCTTGATACTTACATGCTCTGCTTTCAACTTATGTTTTCATGGTCTCAACACAATAAATCACTTTTTCTGTGAGTTCTCctccctgctttctctctcctgTTCTGATACTTATCTCAACCAGTTGCTCCTTTTCATATTTGCCACATTCAATGAGGTGAGCACACTAATCATCATTCTTGCCACCTATGTCTTCATTGTTGTTACCATCCTGAAGATGCATTCAGCCAGTGGGCGCCACAAAGCCTTCTCTACCTGTGCAGCACACCTGACTGCCATCACCATCTTCCATGGTACCATCCTCTTCCTCTACTGTGTGCCTCACTCCAAAAACTCTAAGCACACAGTCAAAGTGGCTTCTGTGTTTTACACAGTGGTGATTCCCATGTTAAATCCCCTGATCTACAGTTTCAGAAATAAGGATGTCAAGGAAACGGTCTTTAAGATAATGGGCACTAAAGTATTTTCTCATTAA